One stretch of Pigmentiphaga aceris DNA includes these proteins:
- a CDS encoding PgaD family protein, with the protein MTEDPLIIGPYPDEAIRPATGAVRPPPRTRDWAQPAQDEEPILDAARVSLDAIRQNRSAPAALVLFLWLRVVRPLLVTVFWIGVFAYSWRHFFKPTENLNDYHLLLVYGAIILGIFFIMLLMGPWRREAQQTEARNYMIRRSSTAELAEFAALGSQRVSRWQRARRLLAHHDRKGRLRHAADLDTGLAAATPDGAAAVRVPVMGPPRPEEQ; encoded by the coding sequence ATGACTGAAGATCCGCTCATCATCGGCCCCTATCCCGACGAAGCCATCCGGCCTGCCACGGGTGCCGTCAGGCCGCCGCCCCGCACCCGTGACTGGGCACAACCCGCGCAAGACGAAGAACCCATTCTGGACGCCGCCCGCGTGTCCCTGGACGCGATTCGGCAGAACCGTTCCGCGCCGGCGGCGCTGGTCTTGTTCCTGTGGCTGCGCGTGGTTCGTCCGCTGTTGGTCACGGTCTTCTGGATTGGGGTGTTCGCCTATTCGTGGCGGCACTTTTTCAAGCCTACCGAGAACCTCAATGACTACCATTTGCTGTTGGTCTACGGGGCAATCATCCTGGGCATCTTCTTCATCATGCTGTTGATGGGACCGTGGCGGCGCGAGGCGCAGCAGACGGAAGCGCGCAATTACATGATTCGGCGCAGTTCCACGGCCGAACTGGCCGAATTTGCCGCGCTGGGTTCCCAGCGCGTCAGCCGCTGGCAGCGTGCACGTCGCCTGCTGGCGCATCACGACCGCAAGGGTCGCCTGCGTCACGCGGCCGATCTGGATACCGGACTGGCTGCGGCGACGCCCGACGGCGCAGCGGCAGTCCGCGTGCCTGTCATGGGCCCGCCTCGCCCCGAAGAGCAATAG
- a CDS encoding EAL domain-containing protein, with product MIGQQLSGARAWVIGCGLLGLVLGAALGELAVRQQHHEEAATLAASYIARADQVHDEVVKVLAQTNAFAAPACSDEDIAYMRGMVIRSQFIKSVARLDGEQLLCGATLGRLSKPVALAPPNMITPGGMRVNFNANVAGVPDVQAMVVAHGRASVIVSRLSYTSLVDPRLDYAIVVDVAGKREHFISNDPEMDIDAIPLISSDTLTLKDRRYEVSCSKRYPGCIVATLASPPAVSESPVLQGFAALGLLTGMGGGLGISLCIGWLRSLRRRLRRALHNGDLTLVYQPIVRLADRHLVGVEALLRWKDESGKPVNPEVFIAIAEQAGFINEVTRFVVRRTLAELALQAKARPGFRITINISVQDLTNPGFLPFVAAQLKQRGLPADSLGFEVTERSTAEHEPLARGIQKLRDAGHSVYLDDFGTEYSSLSYLADLSIDAIKLDRVFTMHLDEDSNSASIAPQIVAMAKGLGLGLVVEGIEEERQAAYFLKLDPTAYGQGWLFGTPVPADRLFER from the coding sequence ATGATCGGACAACAGCTATCGGGCGCTCGCGCCTGGGTGATCGGGTGCGGGCTGCTTGGCCTGGTGCTGGGTGCCGCCCTGGGCGAATTGGCGGTACGACAGCAGCATCATGAAGAAGCCGCCACCCTGGCCGCCTCGTATATCGCACGGGCAGACCAGGTACACGATGAAGTCGTGAAAGTGCTGGCGCAAACCAATGCCTTCGCGGCACCAGCATGTTCCGACGAAGACATCGCCTACATGCGCGGCATGGTCATCCGGTCGCAGTTCATCAAAAGTGTGGCGCGCCTCGATGGCGAGCAGCTACTGTGCGGCGCAACCTTGGGACGCCTGAGCAAACCTGTCGCCCTTGCACCGCCCAATATGATCACGCCCGGTGGCATGCGTGTGAATTTCAATGCCAACGTGGCGGGTGTGCCAGACGTTCAGGCGATGGTCGTTGCGCATGGCAGGGCGTCTGTCATTGTCAGTCGGCTGAGCTATACCTCGCTGGTCGATCCCCGGTTGGATTACGCCATCGTGGTCGATGTCGCCGGCAAACGCGAACACTTCATCAGCAACGATCCCGAGATGGACATCGACGCGATTCCGCTGATATCGAGCGATACCTTGACGCTGAAGGACCGGCGTTATGAAGTGAGCTGTTCAAAGCGCTACCCTGGGTGCATCGTGGCGACATTGGCCAGCCCGCCTGCCGTGTCCGAGTCGCCAGTACTGCAAGGGTTTGCGGCGCTGGGCCTGCTGACGGGCATGGGCGGTGGCCTGGGTATCAGTCTTTGCATTGGCTGGCTGCGCTCGCTCAGGCGGCGGCTGCGACGGGCCTTGCACAATGGAGATCTGACGCTGGTCTACCAGCCAATCGTTCGGCTGGCCGACAGACACCTGGTAGGTGTGGAAGCCTTGCTGCGCTGGAAGGACGAATCCGGCAAACCCGTCAATCCAGAAGTTTTCATCGCCATCGCCGAACAAGCCGGTTTCATCAACGAGGTCACGCGTTTTGTGGTCAGGCGCACGCTGGCCGAACTGGCCTTGCAGGCCAAAGCGCGGCCGGGTTTTCGGATCACCATCAACATCTCGGTGCAGGATCTGACCAACCCGGGTTTCCTGCCCTTTGTGGCCGCGCAACTGAAACAGCGCGGCTTGCCCGCCGACAGCCTTGGCTTTGAAGTGACCGAGCGTTCCACCGCTGAGCACGAACCGCTTGCCCGTGGCATTCAGAAGCTGCGCGATGCCGGCCATAGCGTGTACCTGGACGACTTCGGTACCGAGTACTCCAGCCTGTCCTACCTGGCTGACCTGAGCATCGACGCGATCAAGCTTGATCGGGTCTTCACCATGCACCTGGACGAAGACAGCAACAGCGCCAGCATTGCGCCCCAGATCGTTGCGATGGCAAAGGGACTGGGGCTGGGCCTGGTGGTGGAAGGTATCGAGGAAGAACGCCAGGCGGCGTACTTCCTGAAGCTCGATCCGACGGCCTACGGCCAAGGTTGGCTGTTCGGCACGCCGGTGCCGGCAGACCGGCTGTTCGAGCGGTGA
- a CDS encoding response regulator, whose protein sequence is MTSARVMVVDDHRKIRDPLAVYLRRHGFDVRTAPDAAAMHMLLRHERFDVIVLDVMLPDGDGFDLCRQIHAEHDSLVILLTALGESEERVRGLELGADDYVVKPFDPRELVARIQSVLRRRSRTLAQGAAMPPVAVEEIPAQPPVRRYGFAGWVFDVDLGRLTRPSGAPVALSEVECRLLLALLQHPNTVLSRERLLDLTEGERSGEPAFDRTIDRQVSRLRLKLSDDARQSELLRTVWGNGYRLVADVKVLA, encoded by the coding sequence GTGACAAGTGCCCGTGTCATGGTGGTTGACGACCACCGCAAGATTCGCGATCCGCTGGCGGTATACCTGCGCCGCCACGGCTTCGACGTGCGCACCGCGCCCGATGCAGCCGCCATGCACATGCTGCTGCGCCACGAACGATTCGATGTGATCGTGTTGGATGTGATGTTGCCGGACGGCGACGGATTCGACCTGTGCCGCCAGATTCACGCCGAACACGATTCTCTGGTGATCCTGCTGACCGCCCTGGGCGAATCCGAAGAACGAGTTCGCGGCCTGGAACTAGGCGCCGATGACTACGTGGTGAAGCCCTTCGACCCACGCGAATTGGTGGCGCGCATTCAAAGCGTCTTGCGGCGTCGCAGCCGCACGCTTGCACAAGGCGCGGCGATGCCACCCGTTGCGGTTGAAGAAATACCTGCCCAGCCCCCCGTCCGACGTTACGGGTTTGCAGGATGGGTATTCGATGTCGACCTAGGCCGGCTGACCCGCCCATCGGGCGCACCGGTTGCACTCAGCGAGGTGGAATGCCGCTTGTTGCTGGCCTTGCTGCAACACCCGAACACGGTACTGAGCCGCGAACGACTGCTGGATCTGACCGAAGGCGAGCGCAGTGGCGAACCGGCGTTCGATCGCACCATCGATAGGCAAGTCAGCCGTCTGCGCCTGAAACTGTCCGATGATGCAAGGCAGTCGGAACTGCTACGCACAGTGTGGGGAAACGGGTATCGCTTGGTCGCAGATGTGAAGGTCTTGGCATGA
- a CDS encoding TonB-dependent receptor domain-containing protein, with the protein MPFPFQGRQCAVWTSLALATWTAGVLPAQAQNATGVSALDEVVVTASGFEQLIEEAPASISIIKGDDLRKRATRDLTDALRDVEGVTVSGTANESDISIRGLPGEYTLILVDGKRQSTRDARVNGNRGYEQSFIPPAEAIERIEVVRGPMSSLYGSDAMGGVVNIITKKVANKWGGSVSLDSTLQTHSDSGNSWQGQFYLNGPIKEDVVGLQMWGRQMVREADDKDLSGGFSKARHRDLTARLSITPTQFQDILLEAGATRLENGSEFTSVAATTLQQNNRDHWSISHIGRWGWATSKVSLAREKAWRIGFQPPREPQIENTVLDATLTAPIGNHIVSTGLQWNDASLTDFNPGLRDNRNYQFGVVQKAVFVEDEWALSERFSLTGGLRLDDHEHYGKHFNPRLYGVWRATDNWTVKGGVSRGFKAPELRAIVPGYAYLRGRDRFVMLGNPDLKPETSTTTEIGTTWSNRSNLTASATLFRTNFKDKLSTLTTTNRWVENPAIIVMDRINIDRAVINGAEFSTVWNVSRTVDVKANYTYTDSEQRSGTYQGFALARTPKHMFNLRGEWRATGQTTLWSALSFRGKEIEAGGANGREIAPGVREYPNYITADIGASFAATKDLTLNAAVYNVGDKRLNEAAYNTVNYGRRLWLSANLRF; encoded by the coding sequence ATGCCTTTCCCGTTTCAAGGTCGGCAGTGCGCCGTGTGGACCAGCTTGGCGCTCGCCACGTGGACGGCAGGTGTCTTACCCGCGCAGGCGCAGAACGCCACGGGTGTCTCGGCCCTGGACGAGGTGGTGGTCACGGCCTCGGGTTTTGAACAACTGATCGAGGAAGCCCCCGCGTCGATCAGCATCATCAAGGGCGACGACTTGCGCAAGCGCGCCACCCGCGATCTGACCGATGCGTTGCGCGACGTGGAAGGTGTGACAGTAAGCGGCACGGCCAACGAAAGCGATATCTCGATTCGCGGCCTGCCGGGCGAATACACGCTGATTCTGGTCGACGGCAAGCGTCAGAGCACACGCGACGCGCGGGTCAATGGCAATCGGGGCTACGAGCAAAGCTTCATTCCGCCCGCCGAGGCGATTGAGCGCATTGAAGTCGTGCGTGGCCCGATGTCGTCCCTATATGGCTCGGACGCCATGGGCGGGGTGGTGAACATCATCACCAAGAAGGTTGCCAACAAGTGGGGCGGCTCGGTGAGCCTGGATTCCACCTTGCAGACGCATTCGGATTCCGGCAATTCCTGGCAAGGGCAGTTCTACCTGAACGGCCCGATCAAGGAAGACGTGGTGGGCTTGCAGATGTGGGGCCGCCAGATGGTGCGCGAGGCCGACGACAAGGATCTTAGCGGTGGCTTCAGCAAGGCGCGTCATCGTGACCTGACGGCGCGCCTGTCGATCACGCCGACGCAGTTCCAGGACATCTTGCTGGAAGCGGGAGCCACGCGTCTGGAAAACGGCAGTGAATTCACCAGTGTGGCCGCGACCACGCTGCAACAGAACAACCGCGATCACTGGTCGATTTCGCATATCGGCCGCTGGGGCTGGGCAACGTCCAAGGTGTCGCTGGCGCGCGAGAAAGCCTGGCGCATTGGGTTCCAGCCGCCGCGCGAACCGCAGATCGAAAACACGGTGCTCGATGCAACCTTGACGGCCCCGATCGGCAATCACATCGTCAGCACCGGTTTGCAATGGAACGATGCGTCGCTGACCGACTTCAACCCAGGCCTGCGTGACAACCGCAACTACCAGTTCGGTGTGGTGCAGAAGGCGGTGTTCGTTGAAGACGAATGGGCGCTGAGCGAGCGTTTTTCGCTGACCGGCGGCCTGCGTCTGGATGACCACGAGCACTACGGCAAGCACTTCAACCCGCGCTTGTACGGTGTCTGGCGTGCAACGGACAACTGGACGGTGAAGGGCGGTGTGTCGCGCGGCTTCAAGGCCCCCGAGCTGCGCGCGATTGTGCCCGGCTACGCCTACCTGCGCGGTCGCGATCGCTTTGTGATGCTGGGCAACCCAGACCTGAAGCCGGAAACCAGCACCACGACCGAGATCGGCACCACCTGGTCGAACCGCAGCAACCTGACGGCCAGCGCCACCTTGTTCCGCACCAACTTCAAGGACAAGCTGTCGACGCTGACCACGACCAATCGCTGGGTGGAAAATCCCGCCATCATCGTGATGGATCGGATCAACATCGACCGTGCCGTGATCAATGGTGCTGAGTTCAGCACCGTGTGGAATGTCAGCCGCACTGTCGATGTGAAGGCCAATTACACCTACACGGATTCCGAGCAACGCAGCGGCACCTATCAGGGCTTTGCGCTGGCACGTACGCCCAAGCACATGTTCAATCTGCGTGGCGAATGGCGTGCCACCGGCCAGACCACGCTGTGGTCGGCGCTGAGCTTCCGTGGCAAGGAAATCGAGGCGGGTGGGGCGAACGGTCGCGAGATTGCGCCGGGCGTGCGTGAGTATCCCAACTACATCACCGCCGACATTGGGGCGTCGTTTGCCGCGACCAAGGATTTGACCTTGAATGCAGCGGTCTACAACGTGGGCGACAAGCGCTTGAACGAAGCGGCCTACAACACGGTGAACTACGGCCGTCGTCTGTGGCTGAGCGCGAACCTGCGTTTTTAA
- the pgaC gene encoding poly-beta-1,6-N-acetyl-D-glucosamine synthase — translation MSPDTFGTTLTKWLFDYVFYYPFFMAYVWMAGGVAHALVFERLRNRRLDPLPLLPELPLVSVVVPCRNEAMAIRDVIEQLMRTRYPNYEVIAVNDGSTDDTGAILDSLALSYPALRVVHHATNQGKAVALNTAALLAKGEYILGIDGDALVDPDAIGWMLRHLLQSDNVGAVTGNPRIRTRTTLIGRMQVGEFSATIGLIKRSQHLFGRLFTVSGVLAMFRRKALLDTEFWSPDVMTEDIDVSWKLQLAGWTIRFEPRALCWILMPETVRGLYQQRQRWAVGGIQTLMRYTGRVLRPTHIKMWPIYIEYLASVVWAYAMFLVLALAIVRPWLPPDWQFVGFLPEWHGMLLGITCMLQMFVSLWIDRHYDKRLLRYFLWTIWYPLAFWMINMFTTVLAIPITLLRRPGKRALWESPERGAVPSPGASND, via the coding sequence ATGAGCCCCGATACATTCGGCACGACGCTGACGAAATGGTTGTTCGATTACGTCTTCTACTACCCTTTCTTCATGGCCTACGTGTGGATGGCCGGCGGCGTAGCCCATGCACTGGTATTCGAGCGGCTGCGCAATCGGCGGCTTGACCCGCTGCCCTTGCTGCCCGAACTGCCGCTGGTGAGCGTGGTCGTTCCCTGTAGGAACGAGGCCATGGCGATTCGCGATGTGATCGAGCAATTGATGCGCACGCGTTATCCGAACTACGAGGTCATTGCCGTCAATGACGGCAGTACGGACGACACCGGGGCCATTCTGGATTCACTGGCGCTCAGCTACCCGGCGCTGCGCGTGGTGCACCACGCCACCAACCAGGGCAAGGCGGTGGCCTTGAACACGGCCGCCCTGCTCGCCAAGGGTGAGTACATCCTGGGCATCGACGGCGATGCATTGGTTGATCCCGACGCCATCGGCTGGATGCTGCGCCACCTGCTGCAATCCGACAACGTGGGTGCCGTCACCGGCAACCCGCGCATCCGCACCCGCACCACCTTGATCGGCCGCATGCAGGTCGGGGAATTCTCGGCCACCATCGGCCTGATCAAACGCAGCCAGCATTTGTTCGGTCGCCTGTTCACGGTGTCTGGCGTGCTGGCCATGTTCCGTCGCAAGGCATTGCTGGACACCGAATTCTGGAGCCCGGACGTGATGACCGAGGACATCGACGTCAGCTGGAAACTGCAGCTGGCGGGATGGACCATCCGTTTCGAGCCGCGTGCGCTGTGCTGGATTCTGATGCCGGAAACTGTGCGCGGCCTGTATCAGCAGCGTCAGCGCTGGGCGGTCGGCGGCATTCAGACCTTGATGCGTTACACCGGCCGAGTGCTGCGACCGACGCACATCAAGATGTGGCCTATCTATATAGAGTATCTGGCCAGTGTGGTCTGGGCCTATGCGATGTTCCTCGTCCTGGCACTGGCCATCGTGCGCCCGTGGCTGCCGCCGGATTGGCAATTCGTCGGCTTCCTGCCCGAATGGCACGGCATGTTGCTGGGCATCACCTGCATGTTGCAGATGTTCGTCAGCCTGTGGATCGATCGCCACTACGACAAGCGCCTGCTGCGCTACTTCCTGTGGACCATCTGGTACCCGCTGGCGTTCTGGATGATCAACATGTTCACCACCGTCTTGGCCATCCCCATCACCTTGCTGCGTCGCCCCGGCAAACGCGCGCTTTGGGAAAGCCCGGAACGCGGCGCGGTTCCGTCACCAGGAGCAAGCAATGACTGA
- a CDS encoding TonB-dependent receptor, whose translation MHDKTPRAARLWHRSALYCALIGAWPMLATAQVRTELPEVVSTATRGAQNISELAATTWIIEGEELQTQIRAGVPLKEALGQLIPGLDLGPQGRTNYGQNLRGRSVLVMIDGVSLNSARGISRQFDSIDPFNIERVEVLSGASAVYGGGATGGIVNLITRRGEPGGPAFTSEVGVRSGLRHGDDHDTRIAQSISGGNDVVQARLGLAVQKNEAAYGGDGKQLRTDITQTDLQYNRSVDVLGSVDIKLPAGQKLSLLGQYYESKYDGDKSLYMGPNLIGALTTQSQYLEQRSGFRSDVVPTTKRGMFNADYHATNILGGQDFNAQLFARQEKIAFYPFPGRIAVPGLGALPYYSSSKQNTDAVGLKTALTKNWDRVSVTYGVDLDREKFDATQVLFNNATALASGGLVNNAIGSVGRYPNYQIDGVSAFGQVDWKLTDALTLSGGVRQQRMSVDVDDFVQASQQVLVNSGYGRSADAIPGGSNRYNVTLLNAGATYRFSPAQRVWANYSEGFELPDPAKYYGVGNYQLVGGTGGTWRLLNSINVAASPLTGIKTKQVELGWARRAGGLSAQAAAFYSWSDKNITYVPITLSLQVAEERKRNYGLEGQVAYTWNGGWQVGGNVLAIRSERRQNGDWVRQSITDASPSKLTAFAGWADDKMSARLQAVRSFSLSDSAGNQLDSYTTFDLMGSYKLPVGRLSFGIQNLLDKDYQTIWSQRAQVFYRGLTNAETLDYRGRSRTFALTYTASY comes from the coding sequence ATGCACGACAAGACCCCGCGCGCTGCGCGCCTATGGCACCGCAGTGCGTTGTACTGCGCCTTGATCGGCGCGTGGCCCATGCTGGCCACTGCGCAAGTACGCACGGAATTGCCTGAAGTGGTCAGCACTGCCACACGTGGGGCACAGAACATCTCGGAGCTGGCAGCAACCACCTGGATCATCGAAGGCGAGGAACTTCAGACGCAGATTCGCGCCGGCGTGCCGCTGAAGGAAGCGCTGGGTCAGCTGATTCCCGGGCTTGATCTTGGTCCGCAGGGCCGTACCAACTACGGGCAGAACCTGCGTGGCCGCAGTGTGCTGGTGATGATCGATGGCGTGTCGCTGAACAGCGCGCGTGGCATCAGCCGGCAGTTCGATTCCATCGATCCGTTCAATATCGAACGCGTTGAAGTGCTGTCGGGTGCCAGCGCTGTGTACGGCGGCGGGGCTACGGGTGGCATCGTCAACCTGATCACCAGGCGCGGCGAGCCAGGCGGCCCGGCCTTCACCTCGGAAGTGGGCGTGCGCAGTGGTCTGCGCCATGGCGACGACCATGACACGCGCATCGCCCAGTCGATCAGCGGCGGCAACGATGTGGTGCAAGCACGTCTGGGGCTGGCAGTGCAGAAGAACGAGGCCGCATACGGTGGCGACGGCAAGCAATTGCGCACCGACATTACCCAGACCGACTTGCAGTACAACCGCTCGGTCGATGTGCTGGGCAGCGTTGATATCAAGCTGCCGGCTGGACAGAAGCTGTCTTTGCTGGGGCAGTATTACGAGTCCAAGTACGACGGCGACAAGTCCTTGTACATGGGACCGAACCTGATCGGCGCGCTGACTACCCAAAGCCAGTATCTGGAACAACGCAGCGGCTTCAGGTCTGATGTGGTGCCAACGACCAAGCGCGGCATGTTCAACGCCGACTATCACGCCACCAATATTCTGGGCGGGCAGGACTTCAACGCACAGCTCTTTGCGCGCCAGGAAAAGATTGCGTTCTATCCGTTCCCCGGTCGCATTGCCGTGCCCGGTCTGGGGGCGCTGCCGTATTACTCGTCGTCCAAGCAGAATACCGACGCCGTGGGCTTGAAGACCGCGCTTACCAAGAACTGGGATCGGGTCAGCGTCACTTACGGCGTAGACCTGGACAGAGAAAAGTTCGACGCCACCCAAGTCTTGTTCAACAACGCCACGGCCCTGGCCAGCGGCGGCCTGGTGAACAACGCGATTGGCTCGGTGGGCCGTTATCCCAACTATCAGATCGATGGCGTGTCTGCCTTCGGCCAGGTCGATTGGAAATTGACGGATGCACTGACCTTGTCGGGCGGCGTGCGCCAACAGCGCATGTCGGTTGACGTGGACGACTTCGTGCAGGCCTCGCAGCAGGTACTGGTCAACAGTGGTTATGGCCGCAGTGCAGATGCCATTCCGGGAGGCAGCAATCGCTATAACGTGACCCTGTTGAACGCAGGTGCCACCTATCGTTTTTCGCCTGCGCAGCGGGTGTGGGCCAATTATTCGGAAGGCTTCGAGCTGCCTGATCCGGCCAAGTATTACGGCGTGGGCAACTACCAATTGGTGGGCGGCACGGGCGGAACCTGGCGCTTGTTGAACAGCATCAATGTGGCTGCGTCGCCGCTTACCGGCATCAAGACCAAGCAGGTCGAACTGGGCTGGGCGCGTCGCGCAGGTGGGCTGAGTGCGCAGGCGGCTGCGTTCTATTCGTGGTCCGACAAGAACATCACCTATGTGCCGATCACGCTCAGCTTGCAGGTGGCCGAGGAACGCAAGCGCAACTACGGGTTGGAAGGGCAAGTTGCCTACACCTGGAATGGCGGCTGGCAGGTGGGCGGCAATGTGTTGGCGATTCGTTCAGAGCGTCGCCAGAACGGCGACTGGGTGCGTCAGTCGATCACGGACGCAAGCCCGTCCAAGTTGACGGCGTTTGCCGGCTGGGCCGATGACAAGATGTCGGCGCGACTGCAGGCGGTGCGGTCGTTCTCGTTGTCGGACAGTGCGGGCAACCAGTTGGACAGCTACACCACGTTTGATCTGATGGGCTCGTACAAACTGCCGGTAGGCCGCTTGAGCTTCGGCATTCAGAACCTGCTGGACAAGGACTACCAGACCATCTGGTCACAGCGTGCGCAGGTGTTCTATCGGGGGCTGACCAATGCTGAGACGCTGGACTACCGTGGTCGCAGCCGGACGTTTGCGCTGACGTATACCGCCAGCTATTGA
- a CDS encoding ATP-binding protein, which translates to MTSQLCLVLALALFGSHLIAVLFLQSTGELIHPLSRQQVVDRLAVAYRALQTIPAEHATRVMQATATEQARLWVSPEADVAAAEMREEENRLADALRTRLSLSADTQVRIQLERADGDHARAPVLSPRGWAPLELRSSIALPDGQWLNSDERPSGSYEWSRLLAFSLPVSTLPALFIMLVFVRRIVAPIKTLAAATDRLSHGERLDPLPLAGPREARELTDAFNAMQLRLTRYVEGRTRMLAAISHDFRTPLTAMRLQAELIDDDALRHDMLESVAELQSMTEHTLDFVRDDAMHEATVTLPINRLIDEVVKRYRLMDEPVIWNGASDVACRCRPLSLKRAMTNLIDNALRHGGSAEIRLQVEHSSSSLRIDILDSGPGIPQALLEQVFEPFVQLGARGEDALGRGLGLAIARSAVQAHGGELTLENRSAGGLNAIIRLPGSLLQG; encoded by the coding sequence ATGACCTCGCAGCTGTGCCTGGTGCTGGCACTGGCTCTTTTCGGTTCACACCTGATCGCCGTGCTGTTCCTGCAAAGCACAGGCGAACTGATCCACCCGCTGTCGCGCCAACAAGTCGTGGACCGCCTGGCAGTGGCCTACCGCGCCTTGCAGACTATCCCGGCCGAGCACGCCACGCGCGTGATGCAAGCCACCGCCACGGAACAAGCCCGCCTCTGGGTATCCCCCGAGGCCGACGTCGCCGCAGCCGAGATGCGCGAGGAAGAAAACCGGCTTGCCGACGCCTTGCGCACCCGTCTGTCCCTGTCCGCCGACACCCAGGTTCGCATCCAGCTGGAACGCGCCGATGGCGACCACGCACGCGCCCCTGTACTCAGCCCGCGCGGCTGGGCACCGCTGGAATTGCGCAGCAGCATCGCCCTGCCCGACGGCCAATGGCTGAACAGTGACGAACGCCCGTCCGGCAGCTACGAATGGTCGCGCCTGCTGGCGTTCTCGCTACCCGTCAGCACCCTGCCCGCACTGTTCATCATGCTGGTGTTCGTGCGTCGAATCGTGGCCCCGATCAAAACCCTGGCCGCCGCCACCGACCGCCTCAGTCACGGCGAACGTCTGGACCCATTGCCCCTTGCCGGCCCACGCGAAGCCCGCGAATTGACCGACGCCTTCAACGCCATGCAACTACGCCTGACCCGCTACGTGGAAGGCCGCACCCGCATGCTCGCTGCCATCAGCCACGACTTCCGCACGCCCCTGACCGCCATGCGGCTGCAAGCGGAACTGATCGACGATGACGCCTTGCGCCACGACATGCTGGAAAGCGTGGCCGAACTGCAATCCATGACCGAACACACGCTGGATTTCGTACGCGACGACGCCATGCACGAAGCAACCGTCACGCTACCGATCAACCGGCTGATCGACGAGGTAGTGAAACGGTATCGGCTGATGGATGAACCGGTAATCTGGAACGGTGCCTCTGACGTGGCCTGCCGCTGCCGGCCGCTGAGCCTGAAGCGGGCCATGACCAATCTGATCGACAACGCCTTGCGGCACGGTGGCAGCGCAGAAATCCGCTTGCAAGTCGAGCACTCGTCATCGTCGCTGCGCATCGACATTCTGGACAGCGGGCCAGGCATTCCGCAGGCATTGCTGGAACAGGTGTTTGAGCCTTTTGTGCAGCTTGGCGCGCGCGGAGAAGACGCGCTGGGTCGAGGGCTGGGATTGGCTATCGCCCGATCCGCCGTGCAGGCGCATGGTGGGGAATTGACGCTGGAGAACCGATCTGCAGGCGGACTGAACGCGATCATCCGCTTGCCCGGATCATTGCTTCAAGGCTGA
- a CDS encoding Crp/Fnr family transcriptional regulator: protein MLCTKDIERIKADWRACVWSHTLTDVQATQLLPTIQIASVPAGGYIWRRGDTSDHWVGMVSGSMKLCSTSPAGKSVTYTGMAYGWIGEDGIVSGGARNCDAVALIDAVIAKMPAAVFLKLLEENPAFNRFVMRQMSERTQQFMELTAFEKMLDPVAKVARSLGALFNPWFFPPHSLELKVTQAEVADFCNMSRSRVSIALKQLEREGLVKVAYSGTTVVDLDGLRRYAEV from the coding sequence ATGCTGTGTACGAAGGACATCGAACGCATCAAGGCCGACTGGCGGGCCTGCGTCTGGAGTCACACCTTGACCGATGTGCAAGCCACGCAACTGCTGCCCACCATCCAGATTGCATCGGTGCCCGCAGGCGGCTACATCTGGCGGCGTGGCGATACCTCAGACCACTGGGTTGGCATGGTGTCGGGCAGCATGAAGCTGTGCAGCACGTCACCCGCAGGCAAGTCGGTGACCTACACCGGCATGGCCTACGGCTGGATCGGGGAAGATGGAATCGTGTCGGGCGGCGCGCGCAATTGCGATGCCGTGGCGCTGATCGACGCGGTCATCGCCAAGATGCCTGCGGCAGTGTTCTTGAAACTGCTGGAAGAGAACCCAGCCTTCAATCGCTTCGTCATGCGCCAGATGAGCGAACGCACCCAGCAATTCATGGAACTGACGGCCTTCGAAAAAATGCTGGACCCGGTCGCCAAGGTTGCCCGCAGCCTGGGGGCCTTGTTCAACCCGTGGTTCTTCCCACCCCACTCGCTTGAACTGAAAGTCACCCAGGCCGAGGTCGCCGATTTCTGCAACATGTCCCGGTCGCGTGTGAGCATTGCGTTGAAGCAACTGGAACGCGAGGGGCTGGTGAAGGTGGCCTACAGCGGTACTACCGTCGTTGATCTGGACGGACTGCGACGCTACGCAGAGGTGTAG